In Thermosinus carboxydivorans Nor1, a genomic segment contains:
- a CDS encoding IS110 family RNA-guided transposase, which yields MPSPLFVGIDVSSQDNVVCCLTLQEEKRPLCRFSVANNRPGILEFQDRIVSLVHKHGFDQVLFGLEHTGCYSTHVAMYLQHHLSFDCPETKVYVFNPSLIRDFKKSHYLDAPKNDRVDAWFIASKLRSGHLPHPFTLNEPLLALQRLTRARLHLVRELTRNSNILMTNLYLKFSDYTVGPFSNKLSATSLAVMEEFDSAEEIANISLDQLVEFLVERGKNRFDDPAQVAKALQKAARSSYRLPQSMADSVNLAMASLIRVIRTLQEQIKSLNKAIEDHLATIPQTLDTVPGIGPIFAAGILAEIGDINQFKNHRQLAKFAGLAWTEHQSGNFTAAQSRLILSGNRYLRYYLMEAANSVRVHDPVFARYYAQKLAEPKTFATKRALALTARKLVRLVDSLLRTNRIYKPEGGV from the coding sequence ATGCCATCTCCCTTGTTTGTCGGAATTGATGTAAGCAGTCAGGACAATGTTGTTTGTTGCTTAACACTTCAGGAAGAAAAACGGCCTTTGTGTCGTTTTTCCGTTGCCAACAACCGTCCTGGCATCTTAGAATTCCAGGACCGCATTGTCTCTCTTGTCCATAAACACGGTTTTGATCAAGTCCTCTTTGGCTTGGAACATACAGGTTGTTATTCCACTCATGTCGCCATGTATTTGCAACATCATTTATCGTTTGATTGCCCTGAAACCAAGGTATATGTTTTCAATCCAAGCCTGATTAGGGATTTTAAGAAATCACACTACCTCGACGCTCCCAAGAATGACCGTGTGGATGCCTGGTTCATTGCATCCAAGCTCCGCTCTGGCCATTTACCTCACCCTTTTACTTTAAATGAGCCGCTCTTGGCTTTACAGCGCTTAACCAGGGCCCGCCTTCATCTAGTTCGCGAACTTACGCGCAATAGCAATATTCTTATGACCAACCTGTATTTAAAGTTTAGTGATTACACCGTCGGACCTTTTTCTAACAAGTTATCCGCTACTTCCTTGGCCGTTATGGAAGAGTTTGATTCTGCTGAGGAGATAGCCAATATCTCCCTGGATCAGCTTGTAGAGTTTCTGGTAGAGCGCGGCAAAAACCGTTTTGATGACCCTGCTCAAGTTGCCAAGGCCTTGCAAAAAGCCGCTCGTTCTTCGTACAGGCTTCCTCAATCTATGGCCGATTCCGTTAATTTAGCTATGGCTTCGCTCATTCGGGTCATCCGTACTCTTCAGGAGCAAATCAAATCCCTTAACAAGGCTATCGAAGACCATCTGGCGACTATTCCCCAGACCCTTGATACAGTTCCGGGCATTGGCCCAATCTTTGCCGCCGGTATTTTGGCCGAAATTGGCGATATCAACCAATTTAAAAATCATCGCCAATTAGCTAAATTTGCCGGTCTTGCTTGGACTGAGCATCAATCAGGCAACTTTACGGCAGCCCAATCAAGGCTTATTCTTTCCGGCAACCGCTATCTGAGGTATTATTTGATGGAAGCGGCAAACAGTGTCAGGGTGCACGACCCTGTTTTCGCCCGGTATTACGCTCAGAAGCTGGCCGAGCCTAAAACCTTTGCCACAAAACGTGCCCTTGCGCTTACAGCCCGTAAACTGGTACGGTTGGTCGATTCTCTGCTGCGTACCAACCGAATTTATAAACCAGAAGGGGGAGTCTGA
- the ilvC gene encoding ketol-acid reductoisomerase, which translates to MKKLYYDHDANWDIIKDKHVAIIGYGSQGHAHALNLHDSGVKVTVGLYEGSKSWNKALGDGLAVATVKDAVAQADIVMMLLPDEKQAAVYTEQVAPYIRPGAALAFAHGFNIHYNQIVPATDIDVFMVAPKGPGHLVRRVFTEGKGVPCLMAVYQDSTGMAQDIALAYARGIGGTRAGVLLTTFKEETETDLFGEQAVLCGGLAELVCAGFETLVEAGYQPESAYFECLHELKLIVDLMYEGGLAAMRHSISDTAEYGDYMTGKRIITEATRAEMRKILAEIQDGTFAKNWILENKANRPVFTALRRQKAAHPVEQVGKELRAMMPWLKKE; encoded by the coding sequence ATGAAAAAGCTTTATTATGACCATGATGCCAATTGGGACATTATCAAAGATAAGCATGTGGCCATTATTGGTTACGGCAGCCAGGGGCATGCCCATGCCTTGAACCTGCATGACAGCGGCGTTAAGGTCACGGTCGGCTTGTACGAAGGAAGCAAGTCCTGGAACAAGGCGCTGGGCGACGGGTTGGCCGTTGCCACGGTAAAGGACGCAGTCGCCCAAGCCGATATTGTCATGATGCTGTTGCCTGATGAAAAACAAGCGGCCGTTTATACCGAGCAGGTAGCGCCTTACATCAGACCGGGAGCGGCGTTGGCTTTTGCCCATGGCTTCAATATTCACTATAACCAGATCGTTCCGGCGACCGACATTGACGTATTTATGGTCGCCCCGAAAGGTCCCGGCCATTTGGTGCGGCGCGTCTTTACCGAAGGCAAAGGGGTGCCATGCCTGATGGCGGTGTATCAGGACAGTACCGGGATGGCGCAAGACATCGCTTTGGCCTATGCCCGGGGCATAGGGGGAACACGGGCCGGGGTGCTGCTTACCACTTTTAAAGAAGAAACAGAAACTGACCTGTTCGGGGAGCAGGCCGTCCTGTGCGGGGGCCTGGCCGAACTTGTCTGCGCCGGATTTGAAACCCTGGTCGAAGCCGGTTACCAGCCCGAGTCGGCCTATTTTGAGTGTCTGCATGAACTGAAGCTCATCGTCGACCTGATGTATGAAGGCGGGCTCGCGGCCATGCGCCACTCGATCAGTGATACCGCCGAGTACGGTGATTATATGACCGGTAAACGGATCATTACCGAAGCCACCCGGGCCGAGATGCGTAAAATTTTGGCGGAAATCCAGGATGGTACTTTCGCGAAAAACTGGATCCTCGAGAACAAGGCCAACCGGCCGGTCTTTACCGCCTTGCGCCGGCAAAAAGCGGCTCATCCGGTTGAACAAGTGGGGAAAGAGCTGAGGGCGATGATGCCGTGGCTGAAGAAGGAATAG
- the ilvB gene encoding biosynthetic-type acetolactate synthase large subunit, protein MKLSGSRIIVESLLRQGVDTVFGYPGGAIMPLYDALYDAPIRHILTVHEQAAAHAADGYARSSGRVGVCIATSGPGATNLVTGLATAYMDSSPVVAITGQVATKLIGRDAFQEIDVIGITMPITKHNFLVKNVSQLAATIDKAFAIATSGRPGPVLIDVPRDVLLAEADYCPDRPLGAETRKAQDSVPDHLVSAAVKALATAERPVLVIGGGVKTGAAEREVLALAEQTGMPVVSTLMGLGAFPADHRQFLGLTGMHGHKAANLTVHYADLVFAVGTRFNDRVTGDPANYSSGKTIIHLDVDAAEPGKNMEPEIALIGNVRISLAQILAALAQAARADLASWWEMIAEWRQAATSRSICPGQIDPAWLMRHMAKATAGQQVVWVTDVGQHQMWAAQHLKINGSRNWITSGGLGTMGFGLPAALGAQLACPDSRVILIAGDGGFKMTGMELYTAVNEKLPLICVILNNQALGMVRQWQKLFFQERYAATNLVPFDFVGFVRSFGIEAYKASTPDEFAAAFQQALGGAGPTVIIADIDPDCLVTPMVRPGEPIHKFLE, encoded by the coding sequence ATGAAGCTTTCGGGTAGCAGAATTATTGTCGAAAGTCTTTTGCGACAGGGCGTTGATACGGTATTTGGCTATCCCGGCGGTGCGATCATGCCTTTATATGACGCCCTGTACGATGCCCCGATACGCCACATCCTAACCGTGCACGAACAGGCGGCTGCCCACGCCGCCGACGGCTATGCCCGGTCGTCGGGGCGGGTGGGCGTATGCATTGCCACCTCGGGCCCGGGCGCAACCAATCTGGTAACCGGTCTGGCTACCGCCTACATGGATTCGTCGCCGGTTGTCGCCATTACCGGGCAGGTTGCGACCAAACTCATTGGCCGGGACGCTTTTCAGGAGATCGACGTTATCGGTATTACCATGCCGATCACGAAACATAACTTTCTGGTCAAAAATGTGAGTCAATTGGCGGCAACGATTGACAAGGCTTTCGCGATCGCCACCAGTGGGCGGCCGGGGCCGGTGCTGATCGATGTGCCGCGGGACGTTTTGCTTGCCGAAGCGGACTACTGTCCTGACCGTCCCCTTGGGGCCGAGACGCGCAAGGCGCAGGACAGTGTGCCTGACCATTTGGTTAGCGCCGCGGTTAAGGCGCTTGCTACCGCTGAACGGCCGGTTCTGGTAATCGGCGGCGGGGTGAAAACCGGGGCAGCCGAGCGGGAAGTATTGGCTCTGGCCGAACAAACGGGTATGCCCGTTGTCAGTACGTTAATGGGGCTGGGGGCTTTCCCGGCCGACCACCGCCAGTTTCTCGGATTAACCGGGATGCATGGGCATAAGGCAGCCAACCTGACGGTGCATTATGCCGATTTGGTTTTCGCCGTTGGTACCCGTTTTAACGACCGTGTTACCGGCGATCCGGCCAATTATTCATCAGGCAAAACCATTATTCATTTGGACGTTGACGCTGCCGAACCTGGCAAAAACATGGAACCGGAAATTGCCCTCATCGGCAATGTGCGCATTTCGCTAGCGCAAATACTGGCGGCGCTGGCACAGGCAGCGCGGGCGGACCTAGCATCCTGGTGGGAAATGATTGCCGAGTGGCGGCAAGCGGCAACTAGCCGCAGCATATGCCCGGGCCAGATTGATCCTGCCTGGTTGATGCGACATATGGCCAAGGCCACGGCCGGGCAACAGGTCGTTTGGGTAACCGACGTTGGCCAACACCAGATGTGGGCGGCGCAGCACTTGAAAATTAACGGCTCACGCAACTGGATCACTTCCGGTGGGTTGGGGACGATGGGGTTCGGCCTGCCGGCGGCGCTTGGCGCGCAGCTTGCCTGTCCCGATAGCCGTGTCATTCTCATTGCCGGTGACGGCGGCTTTAAGATGACCGGCATGGAGCTCTATACCGCCGTAAATGAAAAGCTGCCGCTGATTTGCGTAATTTTAAATAACCAGGCGCTGGGCATGGTGCGGCAGTGGCAGAAGTTGTTCTTTCAAGAGCGCTATGCTGCAACCAATTTAGTCCCTTTTGATTTTGTCGGGTTTGTCCGGAGCTTCGGCATTGAGGCCTATAAGGCAAGCACGCCGGACGAGTTTGCCGCCGCTTTTCAACAGGCGCTCGGCGGGGCGGGGCCGACGGTAATCATTGCCGATATTGATCCGGACTGCCTGGTTACGCCTATGGTGCGGCCGGGCGAGCCTATCCATAAATTTTTGGAATAG
- a CDS encoding ATP-binding protein has product MATVFSELEQLLVYRKLLADVVIKKLMAFAKDSSWLQGELASDLITKAEELGLSGNLINSYLIHLISFDNNVFSRTAEKTGGKVGASLLAAAAHDIAIFRQVFAASQQCGFDGIILNYTPTYKRQDNHTAAVQEWLLAGADQYTAEQVAALLSGHYARYGYGEMASCKAFRWDKQKGLVGVKHIDPIQLEDIVGYERQKKTLLRNTEAFLAGKPAHNVLLVGARGTGKSSSVKALANRYYDAGLRLIEVTKNDLTDLPAIMNAARQWGKKFIVFIDDLSFEETEAGYKQLKSVMDGGVETKPDNVLIYATSNRRRLIRETWQDRAGDEVHHQDTIHEKISLADRFGITLTYPSPNQDEYLRIVEDIARKNNVDLPTVELRAQALRWEMAHSGRSGRIARQFVDDLISKISCG; this is encoded by the coding sequence ATGGCGACTGTTTTTTCCGAGCTTGAACAACTGCTGGTTTACCGGAAGCTGCTGGCTGACGTGGTAATCAAAAAGCTGATGGCGTTTGCTAAGGATAGTTCCTGGCTGCAGGGCGAGCTGGCCAGCGATCTGATTACCAAAGCTGAGGAGCTGGGGTTATCCGGCAATCTGATCAATAGCTATCTGATTCATCTGATCAGTTTTGATAATAATGTTTTCAGCCGGACGGCGGAGAAGACTGGGGGCAAGGTCGGCGCCAGCCTGCTTGCGGCCGCGGCGCATGATATAGCGATTTTCCGGCAGGTGTTTGCTGCCAGCCAACAATGCGGGTTCGACGGCATTATTCTTAACTATACGCCGACATATAAGCGGCAGGACAATCACACCGCCGCGGTGCAGGAGTGGCTGCTCGCTGGTGCCGACCAGTATACGGCCGAGCAGGTGGCGGCGCTGCTTAGCGGCCATTATGCTCGCTATGGCTATGGCGAGATGGCCAGCTGCAAGGCGTTTCGGTGGGATAAGCAGAAAGGGTTGGTTGGGGTCAAGCACATCGATCCGATTCAGCTGGAAGATATTGTTGGCTATGAGCGCCAGAAAAAGACGCTGCTCCGCAATACCGAGGCGTTTTTGGCCGGCAAGCCGGCTCACAACGTGCTGCTGGTCGGTGCCAGGGGAACCGGCAAATCCTCGTCAGTGAAAGCGCTGGCCAATCGTTACTATGATGCTGGCCTGAGGCTTATCGAGGTAACGAAAAATGATCTGACGGATTTACCGGCGATTATGAACGCTGCCCGCCAGTGGGGCAAAAAGTTTATTGTGTTTATTGACGATTTGTCGTTCGAGGAGACGGAAGCAGGCTATAAACAGCTGAAATCGGTGATGGACGGCGGAGTAGAAACAAAGCCGGATAATGTACTGATTTATGCGACATCGAACCGACGGCGCTTAATTCGGGAAACCTGGCAGGACCGTGCCGGCGATGAAGTTCACCACCAAGATACGATTCACGAAAAAATTTCGCTCGCGGACCGGTTTGGCATTACGCTGACCTATCCCTCGCCCAATCAGGACGAGTATCTGCGCATCGTCGAGGATATTGCCCGCAAAAACAATGTCGATCTGCCGACGGTTGAGCTTAGGGCACAGGCGCTGCGCTGGGAAATGGCCCATTCGGGCCGTTCCGGCCGGATTGCCAGACAATTTGTTGATGACCTGATAAGTAAAATATCCTGTGGTTGA